In Gossypium arboreum isolate Shixiya-1 chromosome 5, ASM2569848v2, whole genome shotgun sequence, a single genomic region encodes these proteins:
- the LOC108452017 gene encoding uncharacterized protein LOC108452017, producing the protein MEEVMMNGYVSPPSSPPSPPLPISVGPGNSNYLFSPSPTPSPPTPGHASTESLPLLRHNPTSTPAQVTSAFSLDRKLPDELEDQSSCLKDLLEWLVRKCCNCCCT; encoded by the exons ATGGAAGAGGTGATGATGAATGGTTATGTATCTCCCCCATCATCTCCCCCATCACCACCTCTACCCATCAGTGTCGGACCTGGAAACAGTAACTACTTGTTTTCACCTTCCCCAACTCCCTCACCGCCTACTCCCGGCCATGCTTCCACTGAAAGCCTCCCTCTTTTGCGTCATAACCCGACGTCCACACCAGCGCAAGTAACATCAGCTTTTTCACTTGACCGGAAACTCCCCGATGAATTGGAAGATCAAAGTTCATGCCTTAAAGACTT GTTGGAATGGTTGGTGCGAAAATGCTGCAATTGCTGCTGCACCTGA